The following coding sequences are from one Mesorhizobium onobrychidis window:
- the greA gene encoding transcription elongation factor GreA — protein MSRAFTREEDSENAIAGIGERPISQHRNLVTQRGLALIDAELAVLRDDLARAEKRADRERIALISRDLRYWTARRESAELSVPEPGSDLVRFGMGVTLEGDDGRKVHWKIVGEDEADPAKGTISHVSPMALALFGKKVGEIAVVNGKEWEIVKLSDN, from the coding sequence ATGAGCAGAGCCTTCACGCGCGAAGAGGATAGCGAAAACGCCATCGCCGGCATCGGCGAGCGGCCGATCAGTCAGCATCGCAATCTGGTGACGCAACGCGGCCTGGCGCTGATCGATGCCGAACTGGCTGTCCTGCGCGATGATCTGGCCAGAGCGGAGAAGAGGGCCGACCGCGAGCGCATCGCGCTCATCTCGCGCGACCTGCGCTACTGGACCGCGCGGCGTGAAAGCGCCGAGCTTTCCGTGCCGGAACCGGGCAGCGACCTGGTTCGCTTCGGCATGGGTGTCACGCTGGAAGGCGATGACGGCAGGAAGGTGCACTGGAAGATCGTCGGCGAGGATGAGGCCGATCCGGCCAAGGGCACGATTTCCCATGTTTCACCGATGGCCCTGGCTTTGTTCGGCAAGAAGGTCGGCGAAATTGCCGTGGTGAACGGCAAGGAATGGGAAATCGTCAAGCTCTCCGACAATTAG
- a CDS encoding TIGR03808 family TAT-translocated repetitive protein: protein MLNRRKFLAQTAGFAALGLSLGKAAAASLPGIDNAPMRGSINAADLGVQPGALDDQSKAFATLLRDANDRDMPVFLPPGTYVVSNLSLPSRVRLSGVPGASRIVYGGKGHLLMAEQAEHIEFTGLVFDGTNRWMGDYAQGLLDLRRVAHLVIDNCQISRSGKSGLALEHASGRIERSEISGAADAGIYSVEAAGLEISGNTVSDCANGGILVHRRQAAEDGTIVSGNRVERIQARSGGTGQNGNGINAFRAGNVVISGNIVSDCAFSAIRANSASNLHITGNTCSRSGETALYSEFSFEGAIVSNNIVDGAANGISIVNFNEGGRMGVCSGNIVRNLSTSGPYPADPPGFGIGINVEADTTALGNVVENAPLYGMHIGWGPFMRNVVATGNIIRKAGTGIAVTVVEGAGTAVISDNVIDGAQNGAIVGHRWAEPVTGDLASSGNAGYAHLTIERNHVS from the coding sequence ATGTTGAACAGACGAAAATTTCTCGCACAAACCGCCGGCTTTGCCGCCCTGGGCCTCTCGCTCGGCAAGGCAGCGGCGGCCAGCCTGCCCGGCATCGACAATGCCCCGATGCGCGGCTCGATCAACGCTGCCGACCTCGGCGTGCAGCCCGGCGCGCTTGACGACCAGAGCAAGGCCTTCGCCACGCTGCTGCGCGACGCAAACGACCGCGACATGCCGGTGTTCCTGCCGCCGGGCACCTACGTCGTATCCAACCTTTCGCTGCCCAGCCGCGTCAGACTTTCCGGCGTGCCAGGCGCATCGCGGATCGTCTATGGCGGCAAAGGCCATCTGCTCATGGCCGAACAGGCCGAGCATATCGAATTCACCGGACTGGTGTTCGACGGCACCAACCGCTGGATGGGCGACTACGCGCAAGGCCTGCTCGACCTTCGCCGCGTCGCTCACCTCGTCATCGACAATTGCCAGATATCACGCAGCGGCAAGAGCGGCCTGGCGCTCGAGCACGCTTCGGGCCGCATCGAGCGCTCTGAAATATCGGGCGCGGCCGACGCCGGCATCTATTCGGTCGAAGCCGCCGGCCTGGAGATATCAGGCAACACCGTTTCCGACTGCGCCAATGGCGGTATCCTCGTGCACCGCCGGCAAGCGGCCGAGGACGGCACCATCGTCAGCGGCAACCGGGTCGAGCGCATTCAGGCGCGTAGCGGCGGAACCGGCCAGAACGGCAACGGCATCAATGCGTTCCGCGCCGGCAACGTCGTCATCTCGGGCAATATCGTCTCGGATTGTGCGTTTTCGGCGATCCGCGCCAACAGCGCCAGCAATCTGCATATCACCGGCAACACCTGCTCGCGGTCGGGCGAAACGGCGCTCTATAGCGAATTCTCCTTCGAGGGAGCGATCGTCAGCAACAACATCGTCGACGGCGCCGCCAACGGCATCTCTATCGTCAATTTCAACGAAGGCGGCCGCATGGGCGTGTGTTCCGGAAACATCGTCCGCAACCTTTCGACCAGTGGCCCCTACCCTGCCGATCCGCCGGGTTTCGGCATCGGTATCAACGTTGAAGCGGATACAACCGCCTTAGGCAACGTCGTCGAAAATGCGCCGCTCTACGGCATGCACATCGGCTGGGGGCCGTTCATGCGCAATGTGGTCGCCACGGGGAATATCATCCGCAAGGCCGGAACCGGCATCGCCGTCACCGTGGTCGAGGGCGCCGGCACGGCGGTCATCTCCGACAATGTCATCGATGGCGCCCAAAACGGCGCGATCGTCGGCCATCGCTGGGCCGAGCCGGTGACCGGCGATCTCGCCTCATCAGGCAATGCCGGCTATGCGCATCTGACCATCGAGCGCAATCATGTGAGCTGA
- a CDS encoding asparaginase, which produces MTNPVLVEVLRGAVVESAHRGAIAVFDADGKSVWEIGDTARPVFPRSAVKAIQALPLVESGAADAYGFGDSELALACASHSGEPAHVELARAMLAKAGLDEAALECGAHWPSSHDATVALASAGNLPNALHNNCSGKHAGFLCTCVHAGIAHRGYVKSGHASQEMVRDAMKAVTGAAHDFDHCGTDGCSIPTYAVPLRSFALGFARMATGVGFEPVRAKAAKRLLSACMAEPFLVAGTGRADVALMEAAPGRIFVKGGAEGVYCAALPELGLGIALKCDDGAGRAAEVMVAACMAKLLHADKALAEKLIEQANPPIQSRIGAKVGALRPTAALRTGIQLT; this is translated from the coding sequence ATGACAAATCCGGTTCTGGTCGAAGTTTTGCGCGGCGCGGTGGTCGAGAGCGCGCATCGTGGCGCCATTGCGGTTTTCGATGCCGACGGCAAATCGGTTTGGGAAATCGGCGACACGGCCCGCCCGGTATTTCCGCGCTCGGCGGTCAAGGCGATCCAGGCGCTGCCACTGGTCGAAAGCGGTGCGGCCGATGCGTATGGTTTCGGCGACAGCGAATTGGCGCTTGCCTGCGCTTCGCATTCCGGTGAGCCGGCGCATGTCGAACTGGCGCGGGCGATGCTGGCGAAGGCCGGGCTGGACGAGGCGGCGCTGGAATGCGGCGCGCATTGGCCGTCCAGCCACGACGCGACGGTTGCGCTGGCCAGCGCCGGCAACTTGCCAAACGCGCTGCACAACAATTGTTCTGGCAAGCATGCGGGCTTTCTCTGTACCTGCGTCCACGCCGGCATCGCCCATCGCGGCTACGTCAAATCAGGCCATGCCTCGCAGGAGATGGTGCGCGATGCGATGAAAGCGGTGACCGGTGCTGCCCATGATTTCGATCATTGCGGTACTGACGGCTGCTCGATCCCGACCTATGCCGTGCCGCTACGCAGCTTCGCGCTCGGCTTTGCCCGCATGGCGACCGGGGTCGGCTTTGAACCCGTGCGCGCCAAAGCCGCAAAACGGCTGCTTTCCGCCTGCATGGCCGAGCCCTTTCTGGTCGCCGGCACCGGCAGGGCCGATGTTGCGCTGATGGAGGCCGCACCCGGCCGGATTTTTGTCAAGGGAGGGGCCGAAGGCGTCTATTGCGCAGCCCTTCCGGAGCTTGGCCTTGGCATTGCGCTCAAATGCGATGATGGCGCTGGCCGCGCGGCTGAAGTCATGGTCGCGGCGTGCATGGCCAAGCTTTTGCACGCCGACAAGGCACTGGCGGAGAAGCTGATCGAACAGGCAAATCCACCCATCCAAAGCCGGATCGGCGCCAAAGTCGGCGCACTCCGCCCCACTGCCGCACTGAGAACGGGCATTCAGCTCACATGA
- a CDS encoding acetyl-CoA acetyltransferase, whose product MTACIVGWAHSRFGKLEGETLEGLITKVASEALDHAGIGPDEVDEIVLGHFNAGFSAQDFTASLVLQADDRLRFKPATRVENACATGSAAVRQGIRAIDANAARIVLVVGAEQMTTTSGPEIGKNLLKASYLPEEGDTPAGFAGVFGKIAQAYFQRYGDQSDALAMIAAKNHRNGVDNPYAQMRKDFGYEFCRHESEKNPFVAGPLKRTDCSLVSDGAAALVLADTATALRMRRAVAFRANAHVQDFLPMSKRDILAFEGCEHAWNQALKKAGVTLDDLSFVETHDCFTIAELIEYEAMGLAKPGEGAKLALNGETAKDGRLPVNPSGGLKAKGHPIGATGVSMHVLSAMQLVGEAGGIQVPGAKLGGIFNMGGAAVANYVSILDRIR is encoded by the coding sequence ATGACAGCATGCATCGTCGGCTGGGCGCATTCGCGTTTCGGCAAGCTCGAAGGCGAGACGCTGGAGGGCTTGATCACCAAGGTGGCGAGCGAGGCGCTCGATCATGCCGGCATCGGTCCGGACGAGGTCGACGAGATCGTGCTCGGCCACTTCAACGCCGGCTTTTCCGCACAGGATTTCACCGCAAGCCTGGTCCTGCAGGCCGACGACCGGCTGCGCTTCAAGCCGGCGACACGCGTCGAGAACGCCTGCGCCACCGGCTCGGCGGCGGTCAGGCAAGGCATCCGCGCCATCGACGCCAATGCGGCGCGCATCGTGCTGGTGGTCGGCGCCGAGCAGATGACGACGACATCAGGTCCAGAAATCGGCAAGAACCTTCTCAAGGCCTCGTATCTGCCCGAGGAGGGCGACACGCCGGCAGGCTTCGCCGGCGTTTTCGGCAAGATCGCCCAAGCCTATTTCCAACGCTATGGCGACCAGTCGGATGCGCTGGCGATGATCGCCGCCAAGAACCACAGGAACGGCGTCGACAATCCCTATGCGCAGATGCGCAAGGATTTCGGTTATGAGTTCTGCCGACATGAAAGCGAGAAGAACCCCTTCGTCGCTGGCCCCCTGAAACGCACCGACTGCTCGCTGGTTTCGGACGGCGCCGCAGCTTTGGTCCTTGCCGACACGGCGACGGCGTTGAGGATGCGCCGCGCCGTCGCCTTCCGCGCCAACGCGCATGTGCAGGATTTCCTGCCGATGTCGAAGCGCGACATCCTCGCCTTCGAAGGCTGCGAGCATGCGTGGAACCAAGCGCTGAAGAAGGCCGGTGTGACGCTCGACGATCTGTCCTTCGTTGAGACGCATGACTGCTTCACCATCGCCGAGCTGATCGAGTATGAGGCGATGGGGCTGGCGAAACCGGGCGAGGGCGCAAAACTGGCGCTGAATGGCGAGACGGCGAAGGATGGCCGGCTGCCGGTCAATCCGTCCGGCGGGCTGAAGGCCAAGGGCCATCCGATCGGCGCCACCGGAGTGTCGATGCATGTGCTGAGCGCCATGCAGCTGGTCGGCGAGGCCGGCGGCATCCAGGTGCCGGGCGCCAAGCTTGGCGGCATCTTCAACATGGGCGGTGCTGCCGTCGCCAACTACGTTTCCATTCTCGACCGGATCAGATAA
- the betI gene encoding choline-binding transcriptional repressor BetI codes for MPKIGMEPLRRRALIDATISAIGERGSLDVTMSEIAGRAGVSSALAHHYFGAKDELLLATMRHILAELTADMRRALQSASTARQRVSAVVAVNFSDAQFQPETIAAWLAFYVEAQKSPALRRLLKVYARRLHSNLLSGLTVILPRSEADRVAEATAALIDGLYIRRALKDGVPNAATAIALIEDYLETKLSRRSAQ; via the coding sequence ATGCCGAAAATCGGAATGGAGCCGTTGCGCCGCCGGGCGCTCATCGACGCGACGATATCGGCGATCGGCGAGCGCGGTTCGCTTGATGTGACGATGTCGGAAATCGCCGGGCGCGCCGGCGTGTCCTCGGCGCTCGCCCATCACTATTTCGGCGCCAAGGACGAACTTTTGCTGGCGACGATGCGGCACATCCTGGCCGAGCTGACCGCCGACATGCGGCGCGCGCTTCAATCGGCCAGCACGGCACGCCAGCGCGTTTCGGCCGTGGTCGCCGTCAATTTTTCCGACGCCCAGTTCCAGCCGGAAACGATCGCCGCTTGGCTCGCCTTCTATGTCGAGGCGCAGAAATCGCCCGCGCTGCGCCGGCTGCTCAAGGTCTATGCACGGCGCCTGCATTCCAATCTGTTGAGCGGCCTGACCGTCATCCTGCCGAGAAGCGAAGCCGACCGGGTCGCCGAGGCGACCGCGGCGCTGATCGACGGGCTGTATATCAGGCGCGCGCTGAAGGACGGCGTGCCCAATGCCGCGACCGCGATCGCGCTGATCGAGGACTATCTCGAAACGAAACTCAGCCGGCGGAGCGCACAGTGA
- the betC gene encoding choline-sulfatase encodes MTSKRPNFLIIMVDQLNGTLFPDGPADFLHVPHLKALAARSARFANNYTASPLCAPGRASFMSGQLPSRTGVYDNAAEFVSSIPTFAHHLRAAGYYTCLSGKMHFVGPDQLHGFEERLTTDIYPADFGWTPDYRKPGERIDWWYHNLGSVAGAGVAEITNQMEYDDEVVFLATQKLYQLSREQDDANHRPWCLTVSLSHPHDPYVARKQYWDLYENCQALDPETGFIAHDEQDVHSQRLYRASDYPSFEITPEQVRRSRRGYFANISYVDDKLGELLDVLKRTRMLDDTVILFCSDHGDMLGERGLWFKMSFFEGSVRVPLMIAGKGIQAGLIDAPVSNLDVTPTLCDLAGIDIGAIAPWTDGQSLLPLTEGRQRTAPVLMEYAAEGSCAPLVAIRDGRYKFVHCELDPPQLFDLEADPLERDNLADDPVNADLVATFMDKVRARWDMAGFDAAVRESQARRWVVYPALRNGAYYPWDFQPLQKASERYMRNHMNLDNLEESKRYPRGE; translated from the coding sequence GTGACGTCCAAGCGACCCAATTTCCTGATCATCATGGTCGATCAGCTCAACGGCACATTGTTCCCGGATGGGCCGGCGGACTTCCTGCACGTGCCGCATTTGAAGGCATTGGCCGCCCGCTCGGCACGCTTTGCCAACAACTACACCGCCTCGCCGCTCTGCGCGCCGGGCCGCGCCTCGTTCATGAGCGGGCAGTTACCATCGCGCACCGGAGTCTACGACAATGCCGCCGAATTCGTCTCGTCGATCCCGACCTTCGCCCATCATCTGCGGGCCGCCGGTTACTACACCTGCCTGTCGGGCAAGATGCATTTCGTTGGGCCGGACCAGTTGCACGGTTTCGAGGAGCGGCTGACCACTGACATCTATCCCGCCGATTTCGGTTGGACGCCGGATTATCGCAAACCCGGCGAGCGGATCGACTGGTGGTATCACAATCTCGGCTCGGTGGCTGGCGCCGGCGTCGCCGAGATCACCAACCAGATGGAGTATGACGACGAGGTGGTGTTCCTGGCCACGCAGAAACTCTATCAGCTTTCGCGCGAGCAGGATGATGCGAACCATCGGCCCTGGTGCCTCACCGTTTCGCTGTCGCACCCGCACGATCCCTATGTCGCGCGCAAGCAGTATTGGGATCTCTACGAAAACTGCCAGGCGCTCGACCCAGAAACAGGGTTCATCGCGCATGACGAGCAGGATGTGCATTCACAGCGGCTGTACCGCGCAAGCGACTATCCCTCGTTCGAGATCACCCCTGAGCAGGTGCGACGTTCGCGGCGCGGCTATTTCGCCAACATCTCCTATGTCGACGACAAGCTCGGCGAGCTTCTGGACGTTCTCAAGCGAACACGCATGCTCGACGATACCGTCATCCTGTTCTGCTCGGACCACGGCGACATGCTCGGCGAACGCGGCCTGTGGTTCAAGATGAGCTTCTTCGAAGGCTCGGTGCGGGTGCCGCTGATGATCGCCGGCAAGGGCATACAAGCCGGGCTGATCGATGCACCGGTCTCCAATCTCGACGTAACGCCGACGCTTTGCGACCTCGCCGGCATCGATATCGGGGCGATCGCGCCATGGACCGACGGCCAGTCGCTGCTGCCGCTCACAGAGGGCAGGCAGCGCACCGCGCCTGTGTTGATGGAGTATGCAGCGGAAGGCTCCTGCGCGCCCTTGGTGGCGATCCGCGACGGCAGATACAAGTTCGTCCATTGCGAGCTTGACCCGCCGCAGCTGTTCGATCTCGAAGCCGATCCGCTCGAGCGAGACAATTTGGCCGACGACCCGGTCAATGCGGACCTGGTGGCGACGTTCATGGACAAGGTTCGGGCGCGCTGGGACATGGCCGGCTTCGACGCCGCCGTGCGCGAAAGCCAGGCGCGCCGCTGGGTCGTCTATCCGGCGCTGCGCAATGGCGCCTACTACCCCTGGGATTTCCAGCCGCTGCAAAAGGCATCGGAGCGCTACATGCGCAATCACATGAACCTCGACAATCTCGAAGAGAGCAAAAGGTATCCGCGAGGCGAATGA